In one window of Micromonospora cathayae DNA:
- a CDS encoding aldehyde dehydrogenase family protein has protein sequence MTVANAPGTPVVDGGHLVSTSPATGDEVGRLPVAATADVRAAVQRARTAGDWWAGLGFDGRRARLLRWRALLAQRVEQLAELIHAEGGKPVADAVVEVVTAIEHIDWAARNAARVLGPRRVRSRLILAEFSGHLEYQPYGVVGVIGPWNYPVFTPVGSAAYALAAGNAVVFKPSEYTPVAGQWLVDSFAEVVDEQPVFTAVHGLGDVGAALCRSGVDKLAFTGSTATAKKVMAACAESLTPVLLEAGGKDAMIVDSDADLDAAAEAAVWGGLTNAGQTCIGIERVYAVEPVFDAFVAKVVERAGRLTVGADGADIGPITMPSQVDVIRRHIDDAVARGGRAVLGGPDAVAPPYVHPTVLVDVPEESAAVREETFGPTLTINRVRDADEAVARANAVPYGLGGAVFGRRRAASVARRLRSGMASINSTLTFAGMSTLPFGGVGESGFGRIHGEDGLREFGRPKAVTRRRGPSLLPSMTFERTPKDVARLVKAIKVLYGR, from the coding sequence ATGACGGTAGCGAACGCCCCGGGCACCCCGGTCGTCGACGGCGGCCACCTGGTCTCGACCAGCCCGGCGACCGGCGACGAGGTGGGTCGCCTGCCGGTGGCCGCCACCGCCGACGTACGCGCCGCGGTGCAGCGGGCCCGGACGGCCGGTGACTGGTGGGCGGGGCTCGGCTTCGACGGTCGCCGGGCCCGGCTGCTGCGCTGGCGGGCGCTGCTCGCCCAGCGCGTCGAGCAGCTCGCCGAGCTGATCCACGCCGAGGGCGGCAAGCCGGTCGCCGACGCGGTCGTCGAGGTGGTCACCGCGATCGAGCACATCGACTGGGCGGCCCGTAACGCCGCGCGGGTGCTCGGGCCGCGCCGGGTCCGGTCCCGGCTGATCCTCGCCGAGTTCTCCGGCCACCTGGAGTACCAGCCGTACGGTGTGGTCGGGGTGATCGGCCCGTGGAACTATCCCGTCTTCACCCCGGTCGGTTCGGCCGCGTACGCGCTGGCCGCCGGGAACGCGGTGGTGTTCAAGCCGAGCGAGTACACCCCGGTGGCCGGACAGTGGCTGGTGGACAGTTTCGCCGAGGTGGTCGACGAGCAGCCGGTGTTCACCGCCGTGCACGGGCTCGGCGACGTGGGCGCGGCGCTGTGCCGGTCCGGGGTGGACAAGCTGGCGTTCACCGGCTCGACCGCCACCGCGAAGAAGGTGATGGCCGCCTGCGCCGAGTCGCTCACCCCGGTGCTGCTGGAGGCGGGCGGCAAGGACGCCATGATCGTCGACAGTGACGCCGACCTGGACGCGGCGGCCGAGGCGGCGGTCTGGGGCGGGCTGACCAACGCCGGGCAGACCTGCATCGGCATCGAGCGGGTCTACGCGGTCGAGCCGGTCTTCGACGCGTTCGTGGCGAAGGTGGTGGAGCGGGCCGGCCGGCTGACCGTCGGGGCCGACGGGGCGGACATCGGCCCGATCACCATGCCGTCGCAGGTCGACGTGATCCGCCGGCACATCGACGACGCGGTGGCCCGGGGCGGCCGGGCGGTGCTCGGTGGCCCGGACGCCGTCGCGCCGCCGTACGTGCACCCGACCGTGCTGGTGGACGTGCCGGAGGAGTCGGCCGCCGTCCGGGAGGAGACCTTCGGTCCGACGCTGACGATCAACCGGGTGCGCGACGCCGACGAGGCGGTGGCCCGCGCCAACGCCGTCCCGTACGGGCTGGGTGGTGCGGTCTTCGGGCGGCGTCGGGCGGCGTCGGTCGCGCGGCGGCTGCGCTCCGGGATGGCCTCGATCAACTCCACGCTCACCTTCGCCGGCATGTCGACGCTGCCGTTCGGTGGGGTCGGCGAGTCGGGCTTCGGCCGGATCCACGGCGAGGACGGCCTGCGCGAGTTCGGCCGACCCAAGGCGGTCACCCGGCGGCGCGGCCCGTCCCTGCTGCCCTCGATGACCTTCGAGCGGACGCCGAAGGACGTCGCCCGGCTGGTCAAGGCGATCAAGGTGCTGTACGGCCGCTGA